In one window of Gemmatimonadota bacterium DNA:
- a CDS encoding TolC family protein, translated as MRIVVIVLGLALLARDAQAQAAPPLTLAELYRRIEPTSPRLAAARARSDAARARIGPASRWPDPAIQLALMNRSLPRLGLSDPLGMTQLQIMQMVPVAGKTGLAVRAARAGAEAEAERTREMAQDVRADAAMRFFDLYQADATLGLMREGRRLLGEALRAGEAMYASGSTPQAVVLRAQVELARMDEAVLRMEGMRATMASALNALAELPLDAPVGTPTLPAFPAAPPPVDSLEALALARRPMLAAGALDAAQRDLLARRTAREIWPDLTLGVIYGQRPMPDGGTDRMASFMLGFTLPLTPGSRQRQMTSEARAMHAEAVADLAAMRLETRTRIGALAAELTRTAATRRHYQTILLPELEAATGSALSGYRAGQVDLMTLLESQMGLIAARQELVRLDAETGKAWAELEMLTTMTFLAAASADGATR; from the coding sequence ATGCGAATCGTCGTCATTGTCCTGGGCCTCGCGCTGCTGGCGCGGGATGCCCAGGCCCAGGCCGCGCCTCCCCTGACGCTGGCGGAGCTGTACCGTCGGATCGAGCCCACCAGCCCGCGGCTGGCCGCGGCGCGCGCGCGCAGCGACGCCGCGCGCGCCCGGATCGGACCCGCCAGTCGCTGGCCTGACCCGGCCATCCAGCTGGCCCTGATGAACCGGAGCCTGCCACGCCTCGGGCTCTCCGATCCCCTCGGCATGACCCAGCTCCAGATCATGCAGATGGTGCCGGTGGCGGGCAAGACCGGGCTCGCGGTGCGGGCCGCGCGCGCGGGCGCCGAGGCCGAGGCGGAACGCACCCGGGAGATGGCGCAGGACGTCCGCGCCGACGCCGCGATGCGCTTCTTCGACCTCTACCAGGCCGACGCCACGCTGGGGCTGATGCGCGAGGGACGCCGCCTCCTCGGCGAGGCGCTCCGCGCAGGTGAGGCGATGTACGCCAGCGGGAGCACGCCGCAGGCCGTGGTACTGCGCGCCCAGGTGGAGCTGGCCCGCATGGACGAGGCGGTGCTCCGCATGGAGGGCATGCGGGCCACGATGGCGTCCGCCCTGAACGCCCTCGCGGAACTCCCGCTCGATGCCCCGGTCGGCACGCCCACGCTGCCGGCCTTTCCGGCGGCCCCGCCCCCGGTGGACAGTCTGGAGGCGCTGGCGCTCGCGCGCCGACCGATGCTCGCCGCGGGCGCGCTCGACGCGGCCCAACGTGACCTGCTGGCCCGTCGCACCGCACGGGAGATCTGGCCCGACCTGACGCTGGGCGTGATCTACGGCCAGCGGCCGATGCCGGACGGCGGCACCGACCGGATGGCCAGCTTCATGCTCGGGTTCACCCTCCCGCTCACCCCCGGCAGCCGCCAGCGCCAGATGACCAGCGAGGCGCGGGCCATGCATGCCGAGGCCGTGGCCGACCTCGCCGCGATGCGGCTCGAGACCCGTACCCGCATCGGCGCGCTGGCGGCGGAGCTCACCCGCACCGCCGCGACGCGCCGGCACTACCAGACCATCCTGCTGCCGGAACTCGAGGCCGCGACCGGCTCCGCGTTGTCGGGCTACCGTGCCGGCCAGGTGGACCTCATGACCCTGCTCGAGAGCCAGATGGGCCTGATCGCGGCCCGCCAGGAGCTGGTCCGGCTCGACGCCGAGACCGGCAAGGCCTGGGCGGAACTCGAGATGCTCACGACCATGACCTTCCTGGCCGCCGCGTCGGCCGACGGAGCCACCCGATGA
- a CDS encoding DUF2892 domain-containing protein has product MLAKLLPTNEHPIERGARVALGLGLIAIAFVGPKTPWGFLGVVPLATGLLGSCPLYTVFGFSTCPAARR; this is encoded by the coding sequence ATGCTGGCCAAGCTGCTCCCGACCAACGAACACCCGATCGAACGCGGCGCGCGGGTCGCCCTCGGTCTCGGCCTGATCGCCATCGCCTTCGTCGGGCCCAAGACCCCCTGGGGCTTCCTCGGCGTGGTGCCGCTGGCCACCGGCCTGCTGGGCAGCTGCCCGCTGTACACCGTGTTCGGCTTCAGCACCTGCCCAGCGGCCCGGCGTTGA